One genomic region from Terriglobus aquaticus encodes:
- the rsmI gene encoding 16S rRNA (cytidine(1402)-2'-O)-methyltransferase: MAEDSLSRPGIAPTEPLAPGLYLVPTPIGNLRDITLRALDVLERCDVIACEDTRETQKLLNHFGIETPTVSHHLHNERDRADELVRRVLAGERIALVSDAGMPAIADPGETAVSLAVAAGVPVYALPGANAAVTALVASGLPAERFSFRGFLPSKSGERRSALEALHRELQSLEGVAGTQIFYETPHRIVEALTDVVAVFGAAHPVALARELTKLHEEFLRGTAADVLRALEAKDRVRGEMVLLLAGTLSAEENAGSESLAAAVRRVMREEGLDEMAALKRVARERGLGKSEAYREWQRTKGR; this comes from the coding sequence ATGGCTGAGGACAGCCTTTCGCGACCGGGCATCGCTCCCACCGAACCACTTGCGCCGGGCCTTTACCTGGTGCCGACGCCCATCGGCAACCTGCGCGACATTACGCTACGTGCGCTGGATGTGCTGGAGCGCTGCGACGTGATCGCCTGCGAGGACACCCGCGAAACGCAGAAGCTGCTGAACCACTTCGGCATCGAGACGCCGACAGTCAGTCATCATCTGCACAACGAGCGCGACCGCGCGGACGAGCTGGTGCGGCGGGTGCTGGCAGGCGAACGCATCGCCCTGGTCAGCGACGCCGGAATGCCGGCCATTGCGGACCCGGGCGAGACGGCGGTGTCTTTGGCCGTTGCGGCAGGCGTGCCAGTGTATGCCCTGCCCGGCGCAAACGCGGCTGTGACCGCGCTGGTGGCCAGCGGATTACCCGCGGAACGCTTCAGCTTTCGCGGGTTTCTGCCGTCGAAGTCCGGCGAGCGCCGGTCGGCGCTGGAAGCACTGCATCGCGAGCTGCAGAGCCTGGAAGGTGTCGCGGGAACGCAGATCTTCTACGAGACGCCGCACCGCATCGTGGAGGCTCTGACCGATGTGGTCGCCGTGTTTGGCGCGGCGCACCCGGTCGCACTGGCACGCGAACTGACCAAGCTGCACGAGGAGTTTCTGCGAGGCACCGCGGCCGACGTTCTCCGCGCGCTGGAAGCGAAAGATCGCGTTCGCGGCGAAATGGTCCTGCTGCTGGCGGGAACCCTCTCTGCGGAAGAGAACGCCGGAAGCGAAAGCCTGGCTGCAGCCGTGCGCCGCGTGATGCGGGAGGAAGGCCTGGACGAGATGGCTGCCCTGAAACGTGTAGCGCGGGAACGCGGCCTGGGCAAGAGCGAAGCCTACCGCGAGTGGCAACGGACCAAGGGCCGCTAG
- a CDS encoding PLP-dependent cysteine synthase family protein: MGTAATQNETTSTQPRIGAALGSSVLDRIGNTPMVRLDRIVQHLPGITLLGKGEFANPGGSVKDRPASGIVLAALEAGELGDAQPERALLDATSGNTGIAYAMLGAALQFPVTLCVPASASPERKKILQAYGAEVIFTPAGDGSDGAIRKVRELYGASPEKYFYADQYGNENNWKAHYRTTANEIWQQTDGRITHFIAAMGTSGTFMGTTRRLRELNPHIHCISMQPDSPFNGLEGLKHMPTAIVPPIYDPELAERNIWAETEPAYAMCKRLAREEGVLVGVSAGANVATALQIAEEEYAAGREAVIVTVLCDGADKYLSERFWSE; encoded by the coding sequence ATGGGAACCGCCGCCACACAGAACGAGACGACAAGCACCCAACCCAGGATCGGCGCGGCGCTGGGTTCCAGCGTGTTGGACCGCATCGGCAACACGCCCATGGTGCGTCTGGACCGCATCGTGCAGCACTTGCCGGGCATTACGCTGCTGGGCAAAGGCGAGTTCGCCAACCCGGGTGGCAGCGTGAAGGATCGCCCTGCTTCGGGCATCGTGCTGGCGGCCCTGGAGGCCGGCGAACTGGGCGATGCGCAGCCGGAACGCGCCCTACTGGACGCGACCAGCGGCAATACCGGCATCGCTTACGCCATGCTTGGCGCCGCGCTGCAATTTCCGGTGACCCTCTGCGTGCCCGCCAGCGCCAGCCCGGAACGCAAGAAGATTCTGCAGGCCTACGGCGCCGAGGTCATCTTCACGCCCGCGGGCGATGGTTCGGACGGCGCGATCCGCAAGGTGCGCGAACTGTACGGAGCCTCGCCGGAAAAGTACTTCTACGCCGATCAGTACGGCAACGAGAACAACTGGAAGGCGCATTACCGCACCACGGCCAACGAGATCTGGCAGCAGACCGACGGCCGCATCACGCACTTCATCGCGGCGATGGGAACCAGCGGCACGTTCATGGGGACCACCCGCCGCCTGCGGGAACTGAACCCGCATATTCACTGCATCAGCATGCAGCCGGATTCTCCGTTCAACGGCCTGGAAGGCCTGAAACACATGCCCACCGCCATCGTTCCGCCGATCTATGACCCAGAGCTTGCCGAGCGCAATATCTGGGCGGAGACGGAGCCGGCTTACGCCATGTGCAAGCGGCTGGCCCGCGAAGAGGGCGTGCTGGTCGGCGTGTCCGCCGGCGCAAATGTGGCGACCGCCCTGCAGATTGCGGAGGAAGAGTACGCGGCGGGACGCGAGGCAGTGATCGTGACCGTTCTGTGCGACGGTGCGGATAAGTACCTGAGCGAGCGGTTCTGGAGCGAGTAA
- a CDS encoding CBS domain-containing protein: protein MRPGSIPFGHWFGVDLRLHLYTVVLLPLLAMLATVQDVSAGRGVLLFLLLMLAVLVRESARSLGRLAAGIPVDRLVITPVGALSSDGASDADENAPRWLALVGPLANFAAAIVMAMLAFSITSGVNFFQRHLAEPQHLLRAAIWLQIMLGALHLLPATPLDAGALLRTQFIRMRGKARGVRGAAGLSQAIGLGLMVFGGVTQEIVLMLLGGTVLLLSQLEAQRSVTNTAISTITVGDVMLSEWTSLSASDTVQDALERSAHSLQESFPVVRGPVVVGSITREALLGQLRAEGNGYVQGSMSRDLVIAAPGDGLIATVQRLAGGSARGNVVPVMRDGQVVGMVTPQSLSPAMMSLGRVRRYRTQTEREDDNERNG, encoded by the coding sequence GTGCGCCCAGGGTCGATTCCGTTCGGTCATTGGTTTGGTGTAGACCTGCGCCTGCATCTCTACACCGTTGTGCTCCTGCCTCTGCTGGCCATGCTGGCCACGGTGCAGGACGTTTCCGCCGGTCGCGGTGTCTTGCTGTTTCTGCTGCTGATGCTGGCCGTTCTGGTCCGCGAAAGCGCGCGTTCGCTGGGCCGGCTCGCGGCGGGCATCCCGGTCGATCGGCTGGTGATCACGCCGGTGGGCGCGCTGAGCAGCGACGGTGCGTCCGACGCCGACGAAAACGCGCCGCGATGGCTGGCCCTGGTGGGCCCGCTGGCAAACTTTGCAGCGGCCATCGTCATGGCAATGCTGGCGTTCTCCATTACTTCGGGCGTCAACTTCTTTCAGCGGCACCTGGCCGAGCCGCAGCACCTGCTCCGCGCCGCCATCTGGCTCCAGATCATGCTTGGGGCGCTGCACCTGCTGCCGGCCACCCCGCTGGACGCCGGCGCCCTGTTGCGGACGCAGTTCATCCGCATGCGTGGCAAGGCGCGCGGTGTTCGTGGCGCCGCCGGGCTATCGCAAGCGATCGGCCTCGGCCTGATGGTCTTTGGGGGCGTTACCCAGGAGATCGTGCTGATGCTGCTGGGCGGAACCGTGCTGCTGCTATCGCAACTGGAAGCCCAGCGGTCCGTTACAAACACGGCGATTTCCACGATCACGGTGGGCGACGTGATGCTGTCGGAGTGGACATCGCTGTCCGCGTCGGACACGGTGCAGGACGCGCTGGAACGCTCGGCGCATTCGCTGCAGGAATCTTTCCCGGTGGTGCGTGGGCCGGTGGTGGTGGGCTCCATCACCCGTGAGGCGTTGCTGGGACAGCTTCGCGCGGAGGGCAACGGGTATGTGCAGGGCTCCATGTCGCGCGACCTGGTGATTGCAGCACCCGGCGACGGACTGATTGCGACCGTGCAGCGGCTGGCGGGCGGGTCGGCGCGCGGAAATGTGGTCCCAGTGATGCGCGACGGGCAGGTGGTCGGCATGGTCACGCCGCAGAGCCTGTCGCCGGCCATGATGTCGCTGGGTCGCGTTCGGCGGTACCGCACGCAGACCGAGCGCGAAGACGACAACGAGCGCAATGGCTGA
- the thiL gene encoding thiamine-phosphate kinase, protein MAREPGGELDLIRKIQLRSGRVSDSASRDSRRASAVTLGIGDDCAILQSPAGHELLVTTDFSLEGRHFDRAAHPARSVGHRCLARGLSDLAAMGATPLAAFLSLALPAGLQRTARGRAWVDGFLDGLLSLARNSGTSLAGGDTSAAPGQHILADIVLTGAAPRGRSLRRSGARAGDALYVTGSLGGSAAELAQLLRTPRRFRSALPENDHPHLFPRPRLLVGQALRRRGLASAAIDVSDGLSTDLHHLCAASGVGAMVEAAALPIHALAATEEDGGLALVLHGGEDYELLFAARPTVRMPRTVAGVPVRRIGRLTRSKRVLLERDGRTEPLDSGGWEHTL, encoded by the coding sequence ATGGCGCGAGAACCAGGCGGCGAGCTCGACCTGATCCGGAAAATCCAGCTTCGATCCGGGCGGGTTTCAGATTCAGCCAGCCGTGACTCCCGGCGCGCCAGCGCGGTGACGCTTGGCATAGGCGACGATTGCGCAATCCTGCAGTCACCCGCCGGCCACGAACTGCTGGTCACCACGGATTTCAGCCTCGAAGGCCGGCACTTCGACCGGGCGGCGCACCCGGCCAGGTCCGTGGGTCACCGTTGCCTGGCTCGCGGCCTCAGCGATCTGGCGGCCATGGGGGCGACGCCGCTGGCGGCCTTCCTATCTCTCGCTCTGCCTGCAGGACTGCAACGGACCGCTCGCGGCCGCGCGTGGGTCGACGGCTTCCTTGATGGTTTGCTGTCGCTGGCACGCAACAGCGGGACCTCGCTGGCGGGTGGCGATACCTCGGCTGCACCGGGCCAGCACATCCTCGCCGACATCGTCCTGACCGGCGCCGCACCACGCGGCAGATCTCTGCGGCGCAGCGGCGCACGCGCGGGGGACGCGCTTTACGTGACTGGCTCCCTGGGCGGTTCGGCCGCGGAACTTGCCCAGCTGCTGCGAACCCCGCGGCGTTTCCGCTCTGCCCTGCCGGAGAACGATCATCCGCACCTCTTCCCCCGGCCCCGGCTTCTGGTTGGGCAGGCGCTTCGCAGGCGAGGTCTGGCCAGCGCCGCCATCGACGTAAGCGACGGCCTGTCCACCGACCTCCATCACCTGTGCGCCGCGTCTGGCGTGGGGGCAATGGTAGAGGCGGCTGCGCTGCCGATTCATGCTTTGGCGGCGACGGAGGAGGATGGCGGCCTCGCTCTGGTCCTGCACGGCGGAGAGGATTACGAACTGCTGTTTGCGGCCCGGCCCACGGTGAGAATGCCGCGGACGGTGGCCGGTGTTCCGGTGCGGCGCATCGGGCGGTTGACGCGGTCGAAGCGGGTACTGCTGGAACGCGACGGCAGGACCGAGCCCCTGGATTCGGGCGGATGGGAGCACACGTTGTGA
- the rsmD gene encoding 16S rRNA (guanine(966)-N(2))-methyltransferase RsmD: MPTSDIPSGGGVRVIAGTFRSRLLTAPRGDNTRPTSDRLRETLFNVLAPRLQDSVFVDLYAGSGAVGIEAASRGAAAVYFAETERAALSALRSNLATLGIRAEVESAGTATLLKRLLAAGRQAGIVFLDPPYEAADEYQRTLGFLGGPGSSLLQPGGIVVAEHRRQSPLPPTIGTLESYRTLKQGDAALTFFRQTEAEQSPESR, translated from the coding sequence ATGCCAACCTCAGACATCCCGTCCGGGGGCGGCGTGCGCGTAATCGCCGGAACCTTCCGTTCCCGCCTGCTCACGGCGCCGCGCGGCGACAACACGCGCCCCACCAGCGACCGACTCCGTGAGACGCTGTTCAATGTTCTCGCGCCGAGGCTTCAGGACTCGGTGTTTGTCGATCTGTACGCCGGCTCGGGCGCGGTGGGCATTGAGGCGGCATCGCGCGGCGCCGCGGCCGTGTACTTTGCCGAAACCGAACGCGCGGCGCTCTCTGCCCTCCGGTCCAACCTCGCCACCCTCGGCATTCGGGCGGAGGTAGAGAGCGCGGGAACGGCAACGCTGCTGAAACGCCTGCTGGCGGCGGGCAGACAGGCCGGCATCGTGTTTCTGGACCCGCCGTATGAGGCCGCGGACGAGTATCAGCGCACGCTCGGCTTCCTCGGCGGGCCGGGCTCGTCGTTGCTGCAGCCCGGCGGCATCGTCGTCGCGGAGCATCGCCGGCAGTCGCCGTTGCCGCCCACCATCGGCACGCTGGAGAGCTATCGCACGCTGAAGCAGGGCGATGCCGCGCTCACGTTCTTCCGTCAGACTGAGGCGGAACAGTCGCCAGAGAGCCGGTAG